The Lewinellaceae bacterium genome has a window encoding:
- a CDS encoding DUF2490 domain-containing protein has translation MILPENTSPRSTLWTLLIIGITFFAQPLSGQISRYGASLPGAIVTLPIDDHWFVTGMTFGASRHLTIPENLEHLHAYTDILLWEGHLEGGRSVNTWLKAGIGATLRTYNPFELTARHEWRTYVFAVASQPVWKWKVTHRMWWEERWIQNAYREDYDYSYRPRYRINPVFPLAIGKEQKPLYLNTYVEGLWSIAPHFDRFYGQEYRYYAGLGYKFKAGFKAELAGEFRDIYWKGDHTQYGIGRITLIYTLPALKKISRS, from the coding sequence ATGATCCTGCCTGAAAATACATCACCCCGCAGCACCCTGTGGACCCTGCTGATCATCGGAATAACCTTTTTTGCGCAACCGCTTTCCGGACAAATCAGTCGTTATGGAGCCAGCCTCCCCGGAGCCATCGTGACACTACCCATCGATGACCATTGGTTTGTCACCGGCATGACATTTGGCGCTTCCCGCCACCTGACCATTCCGGAAAACCTGGAGCACCTCCATGCCTACACCGATATCCTGCTTTGGGAAGGCCATCTGGAAGGTGGCCGGAGTGTGAACACCTGGCTTAAAGCTGGAATTGGTGCGACCCTGAGAACCTACAATCCCTTCGAATTGACTGCCCGTCATGAATGGCGAACTTACGTTTTTGCCGTTGCCAGCCAACCAGTGTGGAAATGGAAAGTGACACACCGGATGTGGTGGGAAGAACGGTGGATCCAGAATGCCTACCGGGAAGACTACGACTACTCTTATCGTCCGCGTTATCGTATCAATCCGGTCTTTCCTTTGGCAATCGGTAAAGAACAAAAGCCATTGTATCTGAATACCTATGTGGAGGGGCTCTGGTCCATCGCGCCACACTTTGACCGGTTTTACGGACAGGAATACCGGTACTATGCAGGTTTAGGTTACAAATTCAAAGCCGGATTCAAAGCCGAGCTCGCCGGTGAATTCCGTGACATTTACTGGAAAGGCGACCACACGCAATATGGTATCGGCCGCATCACCCTCATCTACACCCTGCCGGCATTAAAAAAAATATCCCGCTCCTAG
- a CDS encoding ABC transporter ATP-binding protein — translation MEKSISSQPAVEIRQLRKTYDKGTVVAIKGLDLSVGRGELLALIGPDGAGKTSLFRILATLILPDAGQVEVLGYDVVKDFQSLRLITGYMPGRFALYQDLTVLENLSFFATVFNTTIEANYDLIKDIYVQLEPFKHRRASQLSGGMKQKLALCCTLVHKPSILLLDEPTTGVDPVSRQEFWDILSKLKDDGMTMIVSTPYMDEARRCDRIAMMDRGELLDISTPEALIHGFGKPLYAIQSDRMFALLQDLRKYPVTDTCFAFGEAHHVTFRKPIQVDDLRGYLQMQGHHHVDIAQIQPTVEDCFMDQLAS, via the coding sequence ATGGAGAAGTCGATTTCCAGTCAACCGGCAGTTGAGATCCGGCAACTTCGCAAAACCTACGACAAAGGTACCGTCGTGGCTATTAAAGGCCTGGACCTTTCTGTGGGTAGAGGAGAATTGCTGGCGCTGATCGGTCCGGATGGAGCGGGTAAAACTTCCCTGTTCCGCATATTGGCAACACTTATCCTGCCGGATGCAGGCCAGGTCGAAGTGCTGGGTTATGATGTGGTGAAAGACTTTCAGTCCTTGCGGCTGATCACCGGGTATATGCCGGGTCGCTTTGCCCTATACCAGGATCTCACCGTACTGGAAAACCTTAGCTTTTTTGCCACCGTCTTCAATACCACGATTGAAGCCAATTACGACCTCATCAAAGATATTTATGTTCAGCTGGAACCCTTCAAGCACCGGCGCGCCAGCCAGCTGAGCGGTGGGATGAAACAGAAACTGGCTTTGTGCTGTACGCTGGTTCACAAGCCTTCCATCCTGCTTCTGGACGAACCGACTACCGGGGTGGATCCGGTCAGCCGGCAGGAATTTTGGGACATCCTGTCCAAACTGAAAGACGATGGAATGACCATGATCGTAAGTACTCCCTATATGGACGAAGCGCGGCGTTGTGACCGCATTGCGATGATGGACCGGGGCGAACTGCTGGATATTTCCACTCCGGAAGCCCTGATCCATGGATTTGGCAAGCCGCTGTACGCAATCCAGAGCGACCGTATGTTTGCTTTATTACAGGATTTGCGAAAGTATCCGGTTACCGACACCTGTTTCGCTTTTGGGGAAGCACACCATGTCACCTTCAGGAAACCCATCCAGGTGGATGATCTGAGGGGCTACCTGCAAATGCAGGGGCACCATCACGTCGACATTGCACAGATTCAACCTACGGTAGAAGATTGTTTTATGGACCAATTAGCTTCCTGA
- a CDS encoding effector binding domain-containing protein: MKSIERPKALLAGIQVRTINRNGQSLKDLGVLWKAFYEQQIQQQVPQRINDEIWVVYHDYASDHRDFYTAFIGCPVKDPSGLPENLLSLEVPAGAYLPRAVQGHMPQALLAEWELIWNNEPNLNRAYGHDVEIHTTVPAEDLACWIYLSVHRGKEQ, translated from the coding sequence ATGAAATCAATTGAAAGACCCAAGGCATTGCTTGCAGGCATTCAGGTGCGCACCATCAACCGGAATGGACAATCCTTGAAGGATCTGGGTGTACTGTGGAAGGCTTTTTACGAACAACAGATCCAGCAACAGGTACCCCAGCGGATCAATGATGAGATCTGGGTGGTTTACCACGATTATGCTTCCGACCACCGCGATTTTTATACCGCATTCATTGGGTGTCCGGTAAAGGACCCATCGGGCCTGCCGGAAAACCTGTTGAGCCTCGAGGTTCCTGCCGGCGCGTACCTGCCCCGTGCAGTACAGGGTCACATGCCACAAGCGCTGCTGGCCGAATGGGAACTAATCTGGAATAATGAACCAAATCTAAATCGTGCCTACGGACATGATGTAGAGATCCATACCACCGTCCCGGCCGAGGATCTGGCTTGCTGGATCTACCTGTCAGTACATCGCGGCAAAGAACAATGA
- a CDS encoding ABC transporter ATP-binding protein — protein MHTPVIQVRELTKKFGHFTAVDHISFDVNQGEIFGFLGANGAGKTTAMRMICGLLTPTSGKIDVLGLDIETQTDAVKRQIGYMSQKFSLYDGLTLRENVRFYGGIYGMNKDQLKLKINELAEKLGLQDKIDHQVSSLPLGWKQKLAFLVAIQHDPKIVFLDEPTGGVDPITRRQFWELIYEAAERGITVFVTTHYMDEAEYCDRVCIMVDGRVAALDRPENLRHKMGKETMHDVFYQLARAAQRQE, from the coding sequence ATGCATACACCCGTCATTCAGGTACGAGAATTAACCAAAAAATTCGGGCATTTCACCGCCGTTGATCACATTTCCTTTGATGTAAACCAGGGAGAGATATTTGGTTTTCTGGGAGCCAATGGGGCCGGTAAAACCACCGCGATGCGGATGATTTGTGGCCTGCTGACACCCACCTCGGGAAAAATCGACGTGCTGGGCCTGGATATCGAGACGCAAACCGATGCGGTCAAGCGGCAGATCGGTTATATGAGCCAGAAATTTTCCCTGTATGACGGTCTTACCCTAAGGGAAAACGTCCGCTTTTACGGCGGTATCTATGGAATGAACAAAGATCAGCTTAAACTCAAGATCAATGAGCTCGCGGAGAAACTGGGCCTGCAGGACAAGATCGACCATCAGGTGAGCTCCTTGCCTCTGGGCTGGAAACAGAAACTGGCCTTTCTGGTGGCCATCCAGCATGATCCCAAGATTGTCTTTCTCGATGAACCGACAGGAGGGGTGGACCCCATCACCCGCCGCCAGTTCTGGGAACTGATCTACGAGGCGGCTGAACGCGGCATCACGGTATTTGTAACGACGCATTATATGGATGAAGCGGAATATTGTGACCGGGTATGCATCATGGTTGACGGACGGGTAGCCGCCCTGGACCGCCCGGAAAACCTGCGCCATAAGATGGGTAAGGAGACCATGCATGACGTTTTTTATCAACTGGCCCGTGCGGCACAAAGACAGGAATAA
- a CDS encoding TolC family protein: MRNFWIRLTCILSLPLAGWSQNITLESCLEQAVATNPLFRMQERLPSIQEAQAKQVTAMWLPTVKLGGQATWQSQVTSVPLEFPGIDIPTPTKDQYRVTAEIQQTIWDGGMIRAQENLLEAQTAVQKQSLETQLYSIKEQVIQTYFNIRLAQDQLNLLRTQQQSIQGRLKQVHDLVNAQITSISDERQLQMKAEELALNILDARAQKQVALDALKTLTGQLYDTTAVFGDFAPAASPDVQHPMVELYARQTEATKAQESIILRQNRPQIGAFATAGYGRPGLNMLSDQFDTYAIVGARLTLDLSKFYNGTQKHALAVQRLQRDQIQDQQDAWKQSQDVQLEKEENALASAQRSRDSWDRRLVLAQANRKDYEGRYEAGLVAYSELLDRITEEQTAEQMVTQARVRAQWQEARIAWLQGKL, translated from the coding sequence ATGAGAAATTTTTGGATCCGACTCACTTGCATCCTTTCATTGCCTCTGGCAGGCTGGAGTCAGAACATCACCCTGGAGTCCTGCCTGGAGCAGGCCGTAGCAACGAATCCGTTGTTCAGAATGCAGGAGCGGCTGCCTTCTATCCAGGAGGCACAGGCTAAACAGGTCACGGCGATGTGGTTACCTACCGTTAAGCTGGGAGGCCAGGCCACCTGGCAATCACAGGTTACTTCCGTGCCCCTGGAATTCCCGGGGATAGACATCCCCACACCTACCAAAGATCAGTACCGGGTCACGGCGGAAATCCAGCAGACCATCTGGGACGGGGGAATGATCCGGGCGCAGGAGAATCTTCTGGAGGCGCAGACCGCAGTACAGAAACAAAGCCTGGAGACGCAATTGTACAGCATCAAGGAGCAAGTCATCCAGACCTACTTCAACATCCGGCTCGCCCAGGATCAGCTGAATCTGTTGCGGACTCAGCAACAGTCCATCCAGGGCCGCTTAAAACAGGTGCATGATCTGGTAAATGCCCAGATCACCAGTATATCGGATGAGCGTCAGCTGCAGATGAAGGCCGAGGAACTGGCATTAAATATCCTGGATGCCAGAGCCCAGAAACAGGTCGCTCTGGATGCTCTGAAGACACTCACCGGTCAGCTTTACGATACTACGGCCGTTTTTGGTGACTTTGCCCCGGCTGCATCACCGGATGTACAGCATCCTATGGTCGAGCTCTATGCCCGTCAGACCGAGGCTACCAAAGCACAGGAATCCATCATCCTTCGTCAGAACCGGCCACAAATCGGTGCATTTGCCACGGCAGGTTATGGCCGGCCCGGATTGAACATGCTGAGCGATCAGTTCGATACTTATGCTATCGTGGGAGCACGGCTGACCTTGGATCTGTCCAAATTTTACAATGGCACCCAGAAACATGCTTTGGCGGTTCAGCGCCTCCAGCGTGATCAGATCCAGGATCAGCAGGACGCCTGGAAACAAAGTCAGGATGTACAACTGGAAAAAGAAGAAAATGCCCTGGCATCTGCACAGCGGTCACGCGATTCCTGGGACCGCAGACTGGTTTTGGCACAAGCCAATCGCAAGGATTACGAAGGCCGTTATGAGGCAGGGCTGGTGGCCTACAGCGAACTGCTCGACCGGATCACCGAAGAACAAACCGCAGAACAAATGGTGACGCAGGCAAGGGTCAGAGCCCAGTGGCAGGAAGCCCGGATAGCATGGCTGCAAGGCAAATTATAA
- the modA gene encoding molybdate ABC transporter substrate-binding protein → MPSEKPLTIAAAANLQPVMEFLINQFDSVNGNESQLILNASGKITAQILHGAPYDVFLSADMSYPQQLATAGVTTALPVIYTRGQLVLCSVSGNPVPGLSRVLDQDIRHVALANPEVAPYGRAALECLRNSHLLEQAGSKLVYGESVGQATQFIQSGAAELGFTAGSYRFSNALPSSASWYTIPDSLYQPIDQGAVIVLHNGAPHPDAARFLSYLTSQPVQEIFRKYGYLPVGDE, encoded by the coding sequence ATGCCTTCTGAAAAACCGTTAACCATAGCTGCCGCGGCAAATCTGCAGCCGGTCATGGAATTCCTGATCAACCAGTTTGATTCGGTCAATGGCAATGAATCCCAGCTCATTCTGAATGCATCCGGTAAGATCACCGCTCAGATTTTGCATGGCGCTCCGTACGATGTCTTTTTATCGGCAGATATGAGTTACCCGCAGCAACTGGCGACTGCAGGTGTTACCACTGCTCTTCCCGTGATTTATACCAGAGGGCAGTTGGTTCTTTGCAGTGTTTCCGGGAACCCCGTGCCGGGTCTGTCCCGGGTATTGGATCAGGATATTCGTCATGTAGCCCTGGCCAATCCGGAAGTGGCCCCCTACGGCAGAGCGGCCCTGGAATGCCTCCGGAATAGTCACCTCCTCGAACAGGCCGGCAGCAAATTGGTCTATGGTGAAAGCGTAGGTCAGGCGACCCAGTTCATCCAAAGTGGCGCCGCTGAACTGGGTTTCACCGCCGGATCCTACCGCTTCTCGAATGCTTTGCCGTCGTCCGCAAGCTGGTATACGATACCGGATTCCCTGTACCAACCCATTGACCAGGGTGCGGTCATAGTACTCCATAATGGCGCTCCCCACCCGGATGCGGCGCGGTTTCTGTCCTACCTAACTTCGCAACCGGTACAGGAAATATTCCGGAAATACGGATATTTACCGGTCGGAGATGAATAA
- a CDS encoding TetR/AcrR family transcriptional regulator, translating into MDKPNSQEQVDTEARILEAARKVFFKQGMAGARMQDIANQAGVNKALLHYYFRSKDKLFQTIFIQAFQTMLASFKEILASPLTITEKLESFIHIYISNMRQNPYLPLFIINEINKDPESFPSQLIPQQHRVDLRQLFNQAQKEIEEGRIAPFKPLHLIMNVLSMSIFTFVAKPMMIHMLGINESQYESFLNEREEQIIAFVRSALKPS; encoded by the coding sequence ATGGATAAACCAAATAGTCAAGAACAGGTAGATACTGAAGCCCGTATCCTTGAAGCAGCCAGAAAGGTCTTTTTCAAGCAAGGTATGGCCGGTGCGCGCATGCAGGACATCGCTAACCAGGCGGGGGTTAACAAGGCTCTCCTGCACTATTACTTCCGCAGCAAGGACAAACTATTCCAGACCATCTTTATCCAGGCCTTCCAAACCATGCTCGCTTCTTTTAAAGAGATACTCGCATCTCCTCTGACAATCACGGAGAAACTGGAGTCTTTCATCCACATTTACATCTCCAACATGCGTCAAAATCCCTACCTGCCACTGTTTATCATCAATGAAATCAATAAAGACCCGGAGAGCTTCCCCAGTCAGCTGATACCCCAGCAGCACCGGGTTGACCTCCGTCAATTATTCAATCAGGCACAGAAGGAGATTGAAGAAGGCAGGATCGCTCCATTCAAGCCTTTGCACCTGATCATGAATGTGCTGAGTATGAGCATTTTTACGTTTGTAGCCAAGCCGATGATGATCCATATGCTTGGCATCAATGAATCACAGTATGAATCATTTCTCAATGAGCGCGAAGAACAGATCATTGCATTTGTACGGAGTGCTCTTAAACCATCATAA
- a CDS encoding TOBE domain-containing protein, translating to MNKLNATIVDYLQEDHLLQVRVSLADTAWHVLLIDSASARRLLDPGREVHVLFKESAVTLSRDEKVEIGIQNKLSCKVKQVRRGELLSQVTLQHQSHDLTAIVPTAVMDDFGVTPGDELTAWIRANELILES from the coding sequence ATGAATAAATTGAATGCCACCATTGTCGATTACCTGCAAGAAGATCACCTGCTACAGGTGCGGGTGTCGCTTGCCGATACCGCATGGCATGTCCTCTTGATTGATAGTGCATCCGCCAGAAGATTACTGGACCCCGGCCGCGAAGTCCATGTCCTGTTTAAAGAATCGGCGGTTACCCTGAGCAGGGACGAAAAGGTAGAAATTGGCATCCAAAATAAATTGTCATGCAAGGTAAAGCAGGTGCGACGAGGTGAGTTGCTGAGCCAGGTTACCCTGCAACACCAAAGTCACGATCTAACCGCCATTGTGCCGACTGCTGTGATGGATGACTTTGGAGTTACACCGGGCGATGAACTGACGGCCTGGATACGAGCAAATGAACTTATACTGGAATCCTGA
- a CDS encoding HlyD family efflux transporter periplasmic adaptor subunit, whose amino-acid sequence MKKGIIFGMMAGLWLWSACSSQKLGYDASGVFETEEVIVAAQVSGLVKSLDLEEGMHLAAGDTLGQVDCAGLELQKEQLEASINALQIKTMSAQPQVAVLQQQIQAQEKQVSVLEAQRAIWIKEKNRVEPLVASKSIPAKQLDDITGQLDVLQQQVDLATQQIQVLKQQINAQQSVTHEQNESILSEGEPLVKRVAQIQDQIDRCNIVNPIDGVVLTQYVEQDEMVNPGKPLYRLGNLKQMILRAYVTADQLQQVKVGDGINVRIDDGNGGFKSYAGTIEWIADEAEFTPKTIQTKNERSSQVYAMKIRVQNDGQIKIGMYGEVDFQSTGS is encoded by the coding sequence ATGAAAAAAGGAATAATATTTGGCATGATGGCCGGCCTGTGGCTATGGTCGGCATGTTCTTCCCAAAAGCTGGGATACGATGCCAGCGGTGTATTTGAAACCGAAGAAGTCATCGTGGCCGCCCAGGTATCCGGGTTGGTGAAATCATTGGATCTGGAAGAGGGCATGCACCTCGCCGCCGGGGACACACTGGGACAGGTGGACTGCGCCGGTCTGGAGCTCCAGAAAGAACAACTGGAAGCGAGCATCAATGCCCTTCAGATCAAGACCATGAGCGCGCAACCTCAAGTTGCCGTTCTCCAGCAACAGATCCAGGCCCAGGAAAAACAGGTGTCCGTTCTCGAGGCTCAGCGGGCCATCTGGATCAAGGAGAAAAACCGCGTGGAACCGTTGGTCGCCAGTAAATCGATTCCGGCTAAACAATTGGATGATATCACCGGACAACTGGATGTATTGCAGCAGCAAGTGGATCTGGCTACCCAACAGATCCAGGTGCTTAAACAGCAGATCAATGCACAGCAGTCGGTCACCCATGAACAAAATGAATCCATCCTCAGTGAAGGGGAACCACTGGTCAAAAGGGTGGCACAGATCCAGGATCAGATTGACCGGTGCAACATTGTCAATCCGATCGATGGTGTCGTCCTGACCCAGTATGTGGAGCAGGATGAAATGGTCAACCCGGGCAAACCCCTCTACCGGTTGGGTAACCTGAAGCAAATGATCCTCCGCGCGTATGTGACTGCTGATCAATTGCAGCAGGTCAAAGTCGGGGACGGTATCAACGTACGTATCGATGATGGTAACGGGGGCTTTAAATCCTACGCCGGTACCATCGAGTGGATCGCTGACGAAGCGGAATTTACTCCCAAAACCATCCAGACGAAAAATGAACGCAGTAGTCAGGTATACGCCATGAAAATTCGCGTGCAGAACGATGGACAAATAAAAATAGGGATGTATGGAGAAGTCGATTTCCAGTCAACCGGCAGTTGA